The Cardiocondyla obscurior isolate alpha-2009 linkage group LG05, Cobs3.1, whole genome shotgun sequence genomic sequence gtacatatatttaccTGTTTATCTGTAATTTAGCGAACAAAAATGGATTGTTAGTACCAAATACAACAACAGATACAGAATTGCAACACATTCGAAATGCGTTACCAGATAATGTAAAAGTGCAGAGAGTGGAAGAGAGACTCTCTGCTCTCGGCAACGTTATAGCATGTAACGATTACGTCGCCTTAGTTCATCCGGATCTGGATAAGGTAAAATTTTCCATAGATCTTCTGTTGTATCAACAAATAAATTcgtttattgttttaaatagctttaatttacgtatctttaattaaaggaAACTGAGGAAATTTTAGCCGATACTTTGAACGTCGAAGTATTTAGACAAACTATTGCAAGCAATGTTCTCGTTGGTTCATATTCCATTTTATCCAATCAAGGGGGTTTGGTGCATCCAAACATGCCTATTCAGGAACAAGACGAGTTGTCCTCTCTTTTGCAAGTGCCACTTGCGGTAAGATAAATATCCCCGATAGACGATATCGAGacgattaaaattcttttttccgaTTATAAGGGGTAATTATATTTCAGACCGGAACAGTGAATAGAGGCAGCAATGTGATTGCTGCCGGTATGGTTGTAAATGATTGGGCAGCCTTTTGTGGCATGGACACAACTTCAACCGAAATTGCTCGTATCGAGAGCGTTTTTAAGCTCAACGAAGCTAATCCAACTCTTATTACATCGAGTATGCGTGCACCATTTATAGAaaggtaaaacaaaaaaacaaaaaaaaagatattcttattaataatttttgatttaacaagaatttttatcatttcagTATGTCGGacgtgtaagaaaaaaaaacttctccaaagtaacagaaaaaatttgttggattatgtatatgtatataaaactatttatgGTTCTATATCAGCTTTGCCGGCACAAGCTTATTCTTTTGTCGACATATCTACAATAAACACTCTTTCCTGATTCCAACAAAATATGTGTGATTAAAGTACtctacattaaaatttttacgaaatatagTATTGTTTTTGTGCAAAAATTGCCTTGACAAAATatcattgtaatataaattttcagttTCTGACTACATGCATACAGcattcgtttcttttctttttttttaagaactaataaatatgaataaaggaaaaaattagcaataaaaaatcaaattacttATCTCGTATTCtctttatagaaataatatttgtaataaacatTAATCAAGGTAAGCTTATTATACAAgcatttataaagaatataatcTCTGTAACTTGACAATCGATGAATATAACTACgtataaaacagaaatattctattgaaatatattttaatcgataaTATTCTCTTCGAATACAAACGCGTCTTGTgtcaaaaatgtaaattatttccattCTGCTGATTTACATAGTAAATAAACTATGAGTAAGAACATTGAATTGGTCTGCTAATATGATTTTTGCAAACCATGTGGACCAGTTCGGTATGTTAATTTTTGATCGATTTAGACTAGAGCAGTGGTAGTTGTTCTGCGTGTAACAATTCGGTTGCTGCGGCAGAATCGGCACACATGACCAACGTAATTCCTGCTTGGTAAGACGCCGGAATACGAATATGAGTTGCCCCAGTAGTCGTACTGTTAGGTTGTTGCCTTTGACTCATTGATTCTCGTACCATATTTACAACTTGCCctgtattatataaatgatttattattgcaattaaaaaataatatataaattatatacttaaCATACCAAGGACATTAAGTTTCCGCCACTTTTGATCCATTGTCGCAAGCGGCGATAAATCTGTATTTGCATTCCAATGTGCTAAAACGTCTGTTtttcgtattaataaaatactagGGCTAACTAATTGATGCCACACGAGCTAAAACCACGTCACAAGAAAAcagttttcattaaataaattcggcgacagttattatttcaactaataattaatttttatttatttcagttaCAATCGTACAAACCTGTTCAGGCAAACATTCTAAGGGATTTGTGAAGTATATACCAGCCTGTCCTACACCGAATATCATTTGATGATGCCATGCATCTGGTATATCGCAGCCTTCACCACAATGTTGTAAATTTAGTGTTGCGATCGGTGCAGCACCTAGAAGTATAATATATTGCGCTAGCGTCTTTTAACTCTTGTTACGTGTTTCggtaatgtatattttaaattttaatattgtctgtttaaaaaattgcatattcTTACCCCTGGAAATCCAATAATGCAACCAATGAGATAATGATACTTTTCTCTCTggataaaatgcaaaaaactTTGTTACAGCTGCGCCGTTCGTGGATAAAGATATCCCTCGCGCTATATCTTTATGTGTTGCTCCTGCTACCGAACGACTGACAAGATACCTCGGCAATGGCACCCCTAGTTCCCTTAATTTCGTATTTACACCTTTCACTAGTACTTCCAGAGAAAATGATACATTTAAGGCCAACTAAAAACGATGATATgcattaacaaattaattcgtaagttgtataatttttatatgcttcgtgagttttattattaccagAGCATTAATTGCGGATGTAGCACCACAGGCGGAGGTACCAATTTGCGTAACCTGCTTTATTGTGGCTTCTTGTTCACTCCACAGCATTACTTTTTCCACTGGCGGTAACCCATCTAATCGTTCGTTACACAATTCATTTTCCTgttcgaatattatttaaaatttaataaaaataatctgcttaactcttaaatttatttaatagtaaatatattaaccAGATTGGAATCACCGCTTTGATTAAACGCAGCATGCTTATTGAGCATTAGTTTCTTAGCCATTATTCGATGATAAAGCGTAGAAATGAGATTAACCTTCCTGGCATTTAAATTGGAATTGTCCGGGAGAGATGCTGTTGAGGATTCGGCCCATAATTCGGAATCCGAATCTCTATTATCACCAGGTGATATAAGATCGCCACTCGTGTTATGATAACCGTAATTTTCACGTACGGGACAACCTGTATTGCGATATAGTGTCGCGCTGTCCCATCTTCCTGTAAATTTCGTACAATatggaatatattttatacgataacatatatattattaaattaaattaatcaaacagCCATAGCTGTGAGATTACCAGTTCCAGCGCTAGTACTAGGCATCCATGGAGCTGAGTAAGTTGGCTTTGCACTTTGTTCTACTGTACATTGATTACTTGTGCATTGTTGAAAAGTAGTATGATTTACATATTGCGCGGGTTGTTTCGAAGTTTGTGGCATTGTTACCAATACTTGTCTAGACACGACTTTTCCGCTGCTCAGATCATTTAACACTGGGTCTTGCTCTATATTATCTAAGGCTATATTCTGTATATCTTCGTTTATAGAGGCCAAATCACTATCTCCAGTATcctgtaaagagaaaaaaaaatatataatctgACTTAATCTTACGCTACAACGAATATTTTACCAGTTCACAGGAAGGTCCGGGATCAAAGTCCATTTCCAGAAAATCCATTTCCGGACTCGATCTACCGCTATGGTTCTGTCCTTCTGCTTCCGGATTCGCTGCATGATCCTGATTTAATTCTTCTTGTTGGTCTAAATGAATTACTTGATCGTTTCCTTTATAGgtataaatacaataatcTTCTCCATCAGACATATCACCTTCATTTCCAGAACTGGAATCCATTCGTTCTATTTGTTCCCTCTGtgaaatctaaaaaaaaaaaaaaaaaaaaaaaaattttatttccgtgaACACGTGCATATGCacgcataaattataaataatcgatCATATGAGCGAGTATATAAAAACATACTCTCTGCAGTCCACTGGGTCCAGCAACTTCTCTACTGCCATTAATATTAGGTCTCAAAAAACAACAAGTTCCTTGACTTGTTGAGCCTATACTACCGCCTATATTATTCAGTACACGTTTAGATCCATAGGACTTTGATGTCCAGGAACAATCAGCCTCTGGACTAGAATCTGAACTGCAAGAAACTTTAGAAGGACATTTCTCTATGGCAGATGCATAATCCACATTATTTTTCATGTCCATGTCATCATTTGGCTTAATTGTTGATAAATTAGGAGGCATTACCGATACATTTAATGTAGACACACTTGAATGTAATACAGCATTGGTAGCTGCAGTGGAATTGAGAACAGCTGATGCTGAATTATGATTATGATGTACATTTGCTGGAGTGGAAGAAAGATTCAAGTGCATCTGGGATTTAGGCAGATTCAATGAGCCTGCATTCACGACAGTCTTATGCTTCAATTGACAATTAACACTATTGGTGTTCACAGTCTGAGGCTTGATATTGGCGGTCGCATTTGCAAACATGGAAGATATGTTTATATCTTGAGAAACATCCTGCTCCAGAGAATTGGCACAATCAGACACGGGGGTTTCCACGGAATTCGTCCCATTGGAAAGCACAACGGACGTTCTCGCGGGCAGCACAAGCTTGATGTCACTTTCGTCGCTATTATTGTTCAGTCTCAACTGCTCCTCGCTCCCATTTTCCAGCTGCACCTTGGACGTCATAGCGCCTTGGTCCAGGGATTGATTGTCATTTTTCAAGCCCACGTCCACTCTGACCTCCGCTTTGCCCTGACTGCACCCATCGGTCCCCTCCGAATTCATATTATCCACGACAGCAAGACCGGCGGCAAGTGTCATACGGCATCCTGCAAAACAAGACACGCGCAATAACCAAGACATTCTATTTCTTCGAGCgcaacgggaaaaaaaaattcatatttcacTCTTATTCGACGATCCTATCATCGCGGGATCGCGCTTACCATGTGGCGCGACAGAGACCACCCACTAGAGATCGGCGATAACACAAAGACTTGGAAACCTCGAGATAC encodes the following:
- the Eif6 gene encoding eukaryotic translation initiation factor 6, with translation MAVRVQFENNNEVGVFSKLTNSYCLVAIGGSENFYSVFEAELAETIPVIHASVAGCRIIGRLCVANKNGLLVPNTTTDTELQHIRNALPDNVKVQRVEERLSALGNVIACNDYVALVHPDLDKETEEILADTLNVEVFRQTIASNVLVGSYSILSNQGGLVHPNMPIQEQDELSSLLQVPLATGTVNRGSNVIAAGMVVNDWAAFCGMDTTSTEIARIESVFKLNEANPTLITSSMRAPFIESMSDV
- the LOC139102405 gene encoding uncharacterized protein isoform X1 produces the protein MTLAAGLAVVDNMNSEGTDGCSQGKAEVRVDVGLKNDNQSLDQGAMTSKVQLENGSEEQLRLNNNSDESDIKLVLPARTSVVLSNGTNSVETPVSDCANSLEQDVSQDINISSMFANATANIKPQTVNTNSVNCQLKHKTVVNAGSLNLPKSQMHLNLSSTPANVHHNHNSASAVLNSTAATNAVLHSSVSTLNVSVMPPNLSTIKPNDDMDMKNNVDYASAIEKCPSKVSCSSDSSPEADCSWTSKSYGSKRVLNNIGGSIGSTSQGTCCFLRPNINGSREVAGPSGLQRISQREQIERMDSSSGNEGDMSDGEDYCIYTYKGNDQVIHLDQQEELNQDHAANPEAEGQNHSGRSSPEMDFLEMDFDPGPSCELDTGDSDLASINEDIQNIALDNIEQDPVLNDLSSGKVVSRQVLVTMPQTSKQPAQYVNHTTFQQCTSNQCTVEQSAKPTYSAPWMPSTSAGTGRWDSATLYRNTGCPVRENYGYHNTSGDLISPGDNRDSDSELWAESSTASLPDNSNLNARKVNLISTLYHRIMAKKLMLNKHAAFNQSGDSNLENELCNERLDGLPPVEKVMLWSEQEATIKQVTQIGTSACGATSAINALLALNVSFSLEVLVKGVNTKLRELGVPLPRYLVSRSVAGATHKDIARGISLSTNGAAVTKFFAFYPERKVSLSHWLHYWISRGAAPIATLNLQHCGEGCDIPDAWHHQMIFGVGQAGIYFTNPLECLPEQLVWHQLVSPSILLIRKTDVLAHWNANTDLSPLATMDQKWRKLNVLGQVVNMVRESMSQRQQPNSTTTGATHIRIPASYQAGITLVMCADSAAATELLHAEQLPLL
- the LOC139102405 gene encoding uncharacterized protein isoform X2, whose translation is MTLAAGLAVVDNMNSEGTDGCSQGKAEVRVDVGLKNDNQSLDQGAMTSKVQLENGSEEQLRLNNNSDESDIKLVLPARTSVVLSNGTNSVETPVSDCANSLEQDVSQDINISSMFANATANIKPQTVNTNSVNCQLKHKTVVNAGSLNLPKSQMHLNLSSTPANVHHNHNSASAVLNSTAATNAVLHSSVSTLNVSVMPPNLSTIKPNDDMDMKNNVDYASAIEKCPSKVSCSSDSSPEADCSWTSKSYGSKRVLNNIGGSIGSTSQGTCCFLRPNINGSREVAGPSGLQRISQREQIERMDSSSGNEGDMSDGEDYCIYTYKGNDQVIHLDQQEELNQDHAANPEAEGQNHSGRSSPEMDFLEMDFDPGPSCELDTGDSDLASINEDIQNIALDNIEQDPVLNDLSSGKVVSRQVLVTMPQTSKQPAQYVNHTTFQQCTSNQCTVEQSAKPTYSAPWMPSTSAGTGRWDSATLYRNTGCPVRENYGYHNTSGDLISPGDNRDSDSELWAESSTASLPDNSNLNARKENELCNERLDGLPPVEKVMLWSEQEATIKQVTQIGTSACGATSAINALLALNVSFSLEVLVKGVNTKLRELGVPLPRYLVSRSVAGATHKDIARGISLSTNGAAVTKFFAFYPERKVSLSHWLHYWISRGAAPIATLNLQHCGEGCDIPDAWHHQMIFGVGQAGIYFTNPLECLPEQLVWHQLVSPSILLIRKTDVLAHWNANTDLSPLATMDQKWRKLNVLGQVVNMVRESMSQRQQPNSTTTGATHIRIPASYQAGITLVMCADSAAATELLHAEQLPLL